In Streptomyces thermolilacinus SPC6, a single genomic region encodes these proteins:
- a CDS encoding tellurite resistance TerB family protein, giving the protein MAMWDRLKDQAQSLQQAQRGRGETHGPSRGAGSGGGPRAQLVSALKTQLGSLKTELKSGAYRDASMAMCALVAAADGHVDPAERQHVESLILSNEVLQNFPPEQLRQRFNKHVDQLTHNFQQGKAEAMQDIAKTAKKPTEARAVIQTGIVIAGADGDVSQAERLILRDACAALGVSPAEFQL; this is encoded by the coding sequence ATGGCGATGTGGGATCGACTCAAGGACCAGGCCCAGTCTCTGCAGCAGGCCCAGCGTGGGCGCGGTGAAACCCACGGACCGAGCCGCGGCGCAGGGTCCGGCGGTGGCCCACGCGCCCAGCTGGTAAGCGCATTGAAGACGCAGCTCGGGTCTCTCAAGACCGAGCTGAAGAGCGGTGCGTACCGCGACGCGAGCATGGCGATGTGCGCACTGGTCGCGGCTGCGGACGGGCATGTGGATCCGGCCGAGCGGCAGCACGTCGAGTCGCTGATCCTCAGCAATGAGGTGCTGCAGAATTTCCCGCCGGAGCAGTTGCGCCAGCGCTTCAACAAGCATGTGGACCAGCTGACTCACAACTTCCAGCAGGGCAAGGCCGAGGCGATGCAGGACATCGCCAAGACCGCCAAGAAGCCGACTGAGGCGAGGGCGGTGATCCAGACCGGCATCGTCATCGCCGGGGCCGACGGCGATGTCTCCCAGGCCGAGCGATTGATCCTCCGGGATGCCTGCGCAGCGTTGGGAGTGTCTCCCGCAGAGTTTCAGCTCTGA